AACTGATAACTGTTCACTGATAACTGAATATGACAACCGTGGGGGAATTGGGCGAAAATTTGGTGGCGGATTGGTTGCAATTACAGCAATGGCATATCCTCCAGCGTCGTTGGCGTAGTGGCGGCGGTGAAATCGATTTAATCGTCTTGTCTAAATCTCAGGCGATTCTCGCTTTTGTCGAGGTGAAAACCCGCAGTGCTGGCAATTGGGATTTAGGGGGCAAATTAGCAATCGATGACCGTAAACAGGGGAAAATTTACGAAGCTGCCCAGATATTTCTCTCCTTTTATCCCCAATGGTCCGATTTAACCTGTCGTTTCGATGTGGCTTTGGTTAGTTGTCAAAAAAGTTCTCTATTAGCTTTACCTGAGTTTTCCCTTGATTATCCCTGTCAGCGACAGGCAGGTTATCAATTGCAGTTACAGGAATATCTCGTGGCGGTTTTCTAAAAACATAATACGCCCGCCTAGGGAGGCGGGCTTCATCTTGTACAAACGATATGGACTCCTAAAAATTTAACGGACTCAATATAATAGAGGTTTACCGAACCCACAACAGTCTATCTGTCAACTATCAAGATTTCTCAGTTTACCGACTCAGGTGCTGATTACGGCTCACTCCATCTGTCCTATATCGAGCAACAGAGGCGAAACCATACTTTACTTTACAAACTTCGAGAATCTGCGTCCGATTTAGCTGTTGCGTTGAGCTAGAGCAGGTGGCACAGGCTCTAGGTCTTTTTGCCTGGAAGGAAGTTGAGTCGCTTCCCTTGTGCCTTATGTTTTTAATATAACACCTTTGTCAGCACTCGATCGACCTTGTAATTAAAGTTTACATTTATTGATTTTGAGTAAAAATTGCCGTTACAAAACTATGGGGTGTGGGGTGTGGGGTGTGATTACTGGTTACTGATTAGGGACTGAATCTCCTCTCTGTAGGCAAAAGGAGCGAGACTGAGAGCCTCTTGAAAGAGGGGTTGAGCCTCTTGATTTTTGCCCTGTTCTTTTAGTACGATCGCAGCCGCCAAAATCGGTCGGAAATCGTTGACATCCATTTGTTGAGCTTGTTTATAGGCGTTTAAAGCTTCTGGATAATTTTGCTGCTCGAAATAGATTTTTCCTAAAAGTAACTGAACGGAAACGATATCGATTAAACTAGCGGGATTATTGGGATCGGCAGCCGCTTTTAAAGCGCGATCAATCGTGTCTTTGACCAAACTAATCGCCTCGATAGAGCGGTTTTGGCGGAGAAATAAATTAGTTAATCCGGTTAAGGCCCGTAGATCTTGGGGTTGGGAGGCCAAAAGGCTGCGATAACTGGCTGTGGCTCCTGCATAGTCCTCTATTTGCTGTTTCGCTTCCGCTAAAAGTAGTAGATAATCGGATTGTTGGGGGTTAAGTTGCGCTAATTTTTCTAAAGGTTCGATCGCTTGCTTTAAATCGCCCTGCTGTAAGCGAGTATCTAATAATCCCCGCAAAGCCGTCTGATTATCAGGTTCACGCTCTAAAACCATCTGATAACCCAGTGCTTGACTGGCTAATTCCTCTTGTTTCACTGCGGACAGATGACTCTGGCCCGAGGAGTGCTGACTTTTGAGAATAGAAGTCAATAGCGGCATAGTCGAGAAAGACAGCAAAGCAAATAACATCAGGATCAGACCGATGGACAGCCAACGACGGTTAGAGAGAGAGGCTTTCATAGACTGGGGTGGGGGGGAACAGACAAGAAAATGTTATAGAAATCTGGAGATTTGATTAGGGGATCGATCGAATTCGCCGCTCTTTATTGAGTACAATGGGCAAACGGTCAAGACTCAAAAGGGTTTTGACCAGGTTGACAGTCAAAAGATCATGGTTCTTAATATATTAGATGCCAGTAGAGTCGCCCTAGAGGGTTATTGTAACCCCCCAGATCGCGCTTTTGACTTGCTTGATTACTAATTTACTATGTGTCTCCGCCGCTAGGAGTGTGATATGAATCGTCCTGGGAATCGGTTTACCGAATCACCGAAAACCCCCCCGACTCCTGAAGTGGAAATTCAGGAAGTCCCCCTTGAATCCCCCCATACCGAGGCTGATTTAGCCGTAGAGTCAGCCACCCCCGAAGAAGTCAAACGCCAACAACCGATCCCCCCTCCCAGTCATCTGCGGCAGTATCGGGCGATCGGTCTGGTCTATGGTCATTATCAGCGATCGGAGGAACAATTAACTAAAGGCAATATTTTGACTGCCGATGGTACTCTGATCGATTCTGTGATTCTCGGCCGGGTGATCAGTTTGGTTAAAAATCATCTTGATCTGGAAAAACCGCATCTTTGGGTGGTTTATCCGCGCACCCGTCAGGAAAATGATGCCCTTCATGTTCAGATTGTCGGTGTTTGGGAACCAGAAACCCTGAAAAAAGAGGATGATCAAGAGATAGAAACGCTCCTCGCTTCTACCCCTGGTTATTTCTCGATTCGAGGTGAAGTCATCTTTACCGAACGGGAAAATCAAGCGGTAGTGGTCAAAATCCGACAAATGCCCAAAACTGAAGCGGACAAACCCAAGTTTTTTAAACTAAAATTGCGCGGCACTTTACCTAGTAAACCTGTCAGTCGTTTTTGGGATTTTCAGGTACAACTTAAAGGGGATGCCTTAACTATTTTGGAAGGTTTAGACCTCGGTTTTGCCAGCAAGAAAAAACCGATGGGTAAGGGAGGTTTTAAAAAGCCTTTTGATAAAAATCGTCGTCCCTCGGCCGATAGATATTCTGGACCGGAAGGGGAAGGAGAAAAACGACCTTTTACCCCCGGACAATTTCCCGTTCCTAGGCCTTCCCGGCCCAAACCCCTATCGGAAAACTAATTTTTTTCTAGGATGGGTGCAGAACCCATCCCTAGGTTTACGCGTTTTTTCGGTAGTTACTTTATCCTTAGTATCTGGGAATATAAGCGCGAATTCTATAACTATAATCTGTTCCCAAAATCTCCGTGATAAAAACCGCTAACTGAGTTCCTAAAATCGCTTCATCGGCGGAATTAAAAGATTTATAATCTTCTATTAACCACTCTTGACCACCATTAACTAAAGTACATCTAAATGTGCCAAGAGCTTCGGCGATTTCTGTATGTTCTATATAGTTTCTGGTTTTTACGGCGTTGCTGAATTAAGCTATGAATCAGTAAGGAATAGGCACTTCTTGAAACTTCAGATAATGAATTAATAAACGAATAGAGTATCCTAACATTTCTGTAGACTTAGAATAGCAGAGTGTTTTGCGATGCAATCGGGCTAGATAATGTCTTAAACGTGTGTTCTCACCCTCTACTCTGGTCATATAAGTCTTACTAATTATATGGTCGCCCTCTGCTATAAAACATGGATAAACTGACCATCCATCACTCACATAAAAATAGCATCCCCAAGACTTAACTAATTCCCATAATGGGCGAAACGTTTCGCTACTATGGTCTCCGATTACCCAACCTAAAATTCCTTTTTTAAAGTGGTCAACGGCTGTCCACACCCAGATTTTGTTTTTTTTGAGCCAACAAAGGTTTCCAATTCATCCAGTTCCCCTACTTCAGGAATTGTTTCTGGGTCATAGGCGACTGGCAATAATTCTCCCACAGATTTTACCCAATTAATTACGGTCGTATGATGAACTCCCTTTAGCCTTTCTATTCCTCTAAATCCCATCCCATTAACATAGGCAGTTAGGCATTCTCGCTTCGTTTTTTCGTCATAGCCTTTCTGTTTTTCATAGTTATTAATAAATTGACGGCCACAGGTTACACAAATATGATTTTGTTTACCTTGTTTATTGATGCCATTTTTACGGATATGGGTAGATTTACATTCAGGGCATTGCATTTTGATTTCCTCCATTCATATCTCTATTATGCAACGCCGTTTTTACTTCCCCCGCACTATCTGCCCTCAAACATAATTGATTAAGTTCTGAATAAAATTTGGCAGGAATTTTGTCTAAATCACCCCCTTTAGTCGCCCAACGCATAAAAAGATGAAATGACCAAGGAAGATTGAGGTAAATTAGATAAGACAAAACCAGAATAGTTGTTAAATATAAGGAGGAAGTCAGGAATTTATTATGTTTCCTTTTTGGAGACCGATTTAAATGTTTGGCTAAATCTAGCTTTGATCTTTTCATAAATTTTAATTAGTTAAAAGTAATTCGTAAAAAATAAGATGTATAAAAAAATCCTGCGTTTTGCTCCGATTATCCTGTCTTTGAGTTTGTTTATTCTAGCGGTCTGGGCAATTAGTCAAGAATTTAAACACTACACTTTTGCCCAACTGTTGGCTAGTTTGGATCATATTACCACAAGTCACAAGCTAGAAGCTATTTTTTGCATGGCCTTGGGTTATTTGTCGATGACGGGTTATGATCGTCTAGGTTTTTATTATATCAATCATCCCTTAGCTTTAGGCACTATTATCCGTACTGCTTTTATCAGTTATGCTTTTGGTAATACCATTGGTTTAACCTTATTTTCTGGGACTGCTATCCGTTATCGTTTCTATGCTCCTGCGGGGGTGGGGGTGGTGGATATTGCCAAAGTTATCACTTTTACCCATTTAAGCTTTTGGTTAGGAATGTTAGGCATTGGTGGTTTAAGTTTCCTCGTTGATCCCCAACGGATTCCTCAACTGTTAAAATTACCTTTTTTAACTACTAAACCTTTAGGAATAATTTTTTTATTGCTGGTTGCTGGCTATTTTTTCTTGACTATCAGCTATAAAAAACCCATAAAAATCGGCCAAGAAAATATCTATTTGCCTCCTTGGAATCTTTCCCTGGCTTTGATTTTGGTGACTTTTATTGATTGGATATTAGCGGCTAGAGTTCTATATCTTCTTCTTCCCAGCAACTACAATACTTCGTTTTTAGGATTTTTCGGTCTCTATGTATTTGCCATGACAGCAGGGGTATTAAGCAATGTGCCGGGGGGAATAGGTGTTTTTGAGTTTATCCTGCTGAGATTACGGCCAGAATATGTATCTACTGGCGAGCTTTTAGGTTCTTTAATCGCCTATCGAGCTATTTATTATTTCCTGCCTTTAATTGTCGCTTTTGTCTGGTTATTGGGTTACGAAACGCGCAGAAAATAATGCCCGCAAATTAGCTTAAACGGACAAAAAAGCTCCCATGCCGTCATAGCTGAGGAGCATCAATCTAGTAGGCTAAAGTTTCTAAAGTTTCGCGTAGATAGGAACAAATGCGAGCATCAGCATCGTCTCTATTTTTACCTGATTCTAGTTGTTCTTGCTGCCAACGCCGAAAACCGGAACTAGCGGCGATGGCTTGTTTTAAATGCTCCCAAGTGTGATGATCTTTGTGAAGTGGGGTGTCGGAAAATGTGGTGGAGTTGCCCATCTTTACCTCTGGTGGTAGGGTTGCACCTTTTAACATAACTTAAAAATCGCTGAAAATTCTGATAACTGGGACACAATTAGGCAGAAAAAGGTGTTGCCTAGCGGGAAAGCTGGGGGGATGCCAACACCTTTTTTAAGGAAATCTAGGGGATTTTTAGGAGATTTTGCTGGTTTCTGCCGCTTCTTCTGCCTCCACTGCCGCGTTTAAAGCTGCGGGGGGAATGGGGATAGGAAATACCGACGGCAGGTTAGCGGTGGCATCTTCGGCAGGCTGCCCAGAGTGAAAACGACGGTAGCTTAAAACACCAGCTACGGTGATTGCTCCTGTAGCGGCGGCAACCCCTAAAATAAGTTTGTTAGCATCCACAGGGAAGCTGTTATTGCTGCCAAAAATGCTTTTACCTTTAGCGAAAGGACAAGCGGAGGCGCTGCCAGCATCAAGAGTACCCAAAACAATGCCACTGACGAGGGTGGCACTAACGGCGATGGAGGTGAAAAAAGTTTTCTTCATAATTGCCTTGGGGATAGGTTGTCAATAGCGATCATCCTTGCATTATAGATATCTAAATCAGAATTGTCTATTTTATTTCCGTTGGTGACATTGAAATAATTTTGTTTAAGAATAATGAATTATCAATATCGTGTCGGGGGTAGTCTTGCCTATAACCATCCTACCTATATCGAGAGAAATGCCGATCGAGAACTGTTAACGGCGTTAAAAAATGGTCAATTTTGCTACGTTTTTAACTGTCGTCAGATGGGCAAATCCAGTTTAAGGGTACGAGTGACCCATATTTTACAGCAATTGGGCATGGATTGCGCGTCCGTAGATATAACCAGTCTTGGTAGTAATGATAATTTATCCCAATGGTATAACGGCGTGATCACCCGTTTGTTTTTAGGATTTAATCTGACGGGAAAAATTAATCTTAAATCCTGGTTGCGCGAGCGAGAGGATTTACCCCCCGTGCAGCGTTTGGGACAATTTATCGAGGAAGTTTTATTAGTTTATTGTCGGGGAGAGAAAATATATATTTTTATCGACGAGATCGATAAAATTCTCAGTTTACAGTTTTCTCTAGATGACTTTTTTTCCCTGATTCGTTATTGTTATAACCAAAGAGCGGAAAATGCCCAGTATGAAAGAATTACTTTTGCTTTATTCGGTGTGGCTACCCCAGCAGATTTAATTCGCGAAAAGACCCAAACATCTTTTAATATCGGCCAGGCGATCGAATTAACAGGATTTAATCTTGCAGAAATTGCTCCTTTAGCCGCGGGATTATCCAGTCAAAGTAATTATCAATCCGACTGCTTAGAAAAAGTTATTTTTTGGACGGGAGGACAGCCATTTTTAACCCAAAAAATCTGTCAGCTATTGCGGGAAAGTAATTTAGATATTGAGACGCTGATCAAAGAGAGAGTTATTAATAATTGGGAATCTCATGATGAACCAGTGCATCTGCGAACTATTGCTGATCGCTTGTTAAGAAATCAAGACAAAGCGGGTCGTTTGTTAGGCATCTATCAACAAATTTTAGAAAAGGGGGCGATCGCGTATGATGATAGTCCAGAACAAGGAGAATTAAGGTTATCGGGATTAGTGGTAAAAAAGGATAATCAATTAGTAGTTTATAATCCTATTTATCGAGAAATATTTAATTTTAATTGGGTGGAAAAACAATTAGAGCAATTGCGTCCCTACTCAGAAGCACTTGCCGCCTGGCAACAGTCTAATTATACCGATGAATCGCGGCTTTTACGCGGAAAAGCTTTAAATAATGCCCTCGATTGGTCTCAGGGAAAAAGCTTAAGTAATCTTGATTATCAGTTTTTAACTGCTAGTCAAAATCTCGATAAAAGAGAGGCAGAAATTAGCCTAGAAACTCAGAGACAAGCTAATAAAATTCTAGCAATTGCTCACCAAAAAGCCACCAAAAGAATTCAAATTGGCTCGGTAATTTTAATTGCTTCTCTTTTGGGTTCTCTCTTAGCCTTTATTCAGGTAAAACAAGCATGGCAGCAAGTAAAAAGCGCTCAATTAGGTATTCAATTACAGCGCAATGGTGATAGTTATTGGCAGCAATTTCAATTTGAACAACTAGAATCTTTAATGGCGGCCATGCAAGCAGTAAATAGTTTAAAAAATATCGTTACTGATGACCAAACCTTGAGTAAATATCCTGCTACCAGTCCAATTATTACCCTGCAACAAATTTTAGATCGCATTCAAGAAAAAAACCAACTGCAAGGACACCGGGGAACTATTTATAGTGTTAGTATTAGTCCTGATCGTCAAAAAATTGCCACTGCTTCTCAAGATGGGACGGTAAAAATTTGGAATCAAAAAGGTGAGAATGTTCAAACTTTGACAGGTCATCAAGGAGCAGTTTATAGTGTTAGTTTTAGTCCCGATGGTCAAAAAATCGCCACTGCTTCCGAAGATAAAACCGCCAAAATTTGGAACTTGCAAGGGCAAAATTTAGTCACCTATCCTGACCATCAAGAATCAGTTTATAGTGTTAGTTTTAGTCCCGATGGTCAAAAAATTGTGACTACTTCCAGGGATAAAACCGCTAGATTATGGAATTTATCAGGTCAAACTTTACAGGTATTTAAGGGACATAAAAAATCGATAGATGCAGCAATTTTTAGTCCCGATGGTCAAAAAATTGCCACCGCTTCCCGGGATGGTACGATTAAAATCTGGGATTTATCAGGTAAAATTATCTTGAGTTTAGGTCAAGATAATATTGGGGCTTTTTATAGTGTTAATTTTAGTCCCGACGGTCAAAAAATTGCCGGGGCAGCGGCCGATAAAACTGCTAAAATCTGGGATTTACAGGGAAATTTAATAGCTACTTTCCGGGGACATCAAGATTTTGTCAACAGTGTTAATTTTAGTCCTGATGGACAGTTTATAATTACCGCATCTAGTGACGGTAGTGCTAAAATTTGGGGACTGCAAGGGGAAGAAATAACTACTCTTAGAGGACATCAAGAATCAGTTTTTACTGCTGTATTTAGTCAAGATGGAAAAGAGGTGGTAACTGGATCGAGTGATGAAACGGCTAAAATTTGGCAACTGAATAATTTAAATCAAGCTAAGGCCGATAATACCAGTGTTACCATTAATTACCAGGGGAATATTATCGCTATTGCTAATAAAGATGGTCAGATTACTTTACTCGATTCCCATGGGAAAAAAATTAGAGAATTTACCACAAAAATGCGTTCAATCTATAGTATAGCTTTTCATCCCGATAGTAATCAGATAGCGATTACAGGAAGAAATGGAAAAGTACAAATCTGGAGCAAAAAAGGAACAATGCTTCAAGAATTTACCGCTAGTCAAGTACCGATTTATAGTCTTGCTTTTAATGGAGAGGGAACAGCAATAATCACGGGAACAAGCGAGGGAAAAATTCAATACTGGCATTTAAGCAATCATCGGCCTCAATTGATTAATTCTTGGACAGTTGATGATAGTATTATCTATGATTTGGTGTTTTCTCCTGATCATCAAAAAATTGCTACCGCTACTCGGGGAAAGATTAAAATTTGGGATTTACAGGGCAATCTTTTAAAGGAGATTAAAACCGATTCTTTTCCCGTTTATGGAGTTAGTTTTAGTCCCGATGGTGAGAAAATCGCCGCTATTTCAAGGGATGGTACAGCTAGACGCTGGGACATGGACGGAAATTTGCGCTCCGAGTTTAAAATAGAAGAAGATATCGTCTATGGGATCGCTTTTAGTCCTAATGGTCAGGAGATTTTGATTATTGCTAGGGATGGTCAAAAGCATCGATGGCCCTTAGAAAGAGAATATAATTATCTACAAAAATTGCTCGATCGAGGTTGTCTTTGGTTAGGAGATTATCTCAAGAATCGTCCCGAAAAACGAGAAGCTCTGTCCCTGTGTACTGGGAAAATAAAACCATCGAATTAAATTAATTTTTCAAGTTATATTGTCAACTTGGTTGGACTGGGTGGGGGCAAAGGTTAGATTAATTAGTTAATATCTTGAGTAATTATTGCCTAACCCACCCGCTAAATAATCTTAACTTTTAATCCGATGGGGGGGGATTTTCTTCCCTTTTTGAGCGAGTTTCTGGGGGAGTATCTTCTCTGATGGTTTCTTCTGGGGGCAAATCTTCCTCGCTAACTTCAATAATCACCGTTTCGCTAACGGCAATAGTTTCGACTTCAACAGTTGCGACAGGTTCAGTCGGGGGAATTTCTGGGGGAATTTCTGGGGCATTTTCGGAAGGGTTGATCTCTTCTATTGCCAAATCAAAATCATCGAAATCATCGAAATCATCGAAAGTTTCCCCATCATCAATAATTTCTGCGGCTTTTTCCCCAATTTCTGTCACTGATGTTGTAGTAGTTTCCCCGATAGCTGCCGCTTTTTCTATAACGGGGTCCACCGTTTCTTGAGCTTTTTCCTCAATTTCTGTCACTGATTCTGTAATAGGTTCCCCGATAGCTGCTGCTGTTTCGACAGCGGGAGCAACCGTTTCTTTAACCGTTTCTTTAACTTTTGCCGCTACTTTCTCAGGTTTAGCTTTAGTTTTAGGGGATTGGGAGGGAGTAACTTTCCCCAGACGATTGCCTAACCAACCGACAATAGTAAATAATTTAACCGGTTTGTCGGGATAAAAAAGTGCTTGTCTGAGTTTGAGAGTTTGCCAAGCGAAAGCAATAAATAATATGGCTGCGGCAACTTGTCCGAGGAGGATAGCGCCTGTAATCCTTCCCGCGCACAACCAGAGGACAAGGGCATAGAATAATCCTACCGCACTCCAGAGAAAATCATCTTGACGGTGGCGATCGGGGGCGATAAAAGCGGTGGTGAGGAGGTAGAGACTACTCAATCCCACAACGACCGCTAGGATATAGGGCAACATTTGCGATTCTCCTTTGACATTTCCTTTTTTATTGTGCGTTATTTGGGGTCGATCGAGTCTATTTTTTGATTAATTTTCAAAATTATCGAGTCAGATAGTCTTTACCTGTGTTTATGAATAGCCAGCGTTAATATTAGGAAATTCTGGGTTTATCCTCTGCTGCTTGTGCTGATCAGATTAAACAAGCTTTCGGATCAAATGATTAAGTTTTGGTCTTTAACAAGCAAAGAGGAATTAGGAACCCTTGATCGACCCACAGATAAACTGTTATCTTTAGTAATTAGTGACGATGAGAAATATTTAATTAGTGGTAGTGCTGACAAAACTGTAAAAATTTGGCAAAATGGGCAATAGTAACACCTCAAGATAAGTAAGTAGTTATAATTAAATTGAAGATAAATACCCCCCTGCCCCCCTTAATAAGGGGGGTGCCGATTCCCCCTTAGTCCCCCCTTGATAAGGGGGGTGATCTGACAACTTTTAACACCTACCTACTTAACTGCTATAATTAGAAACTTATGCCGACAATATTTTATTGGGGAGAAGATGAATTTGCTATTAACCAAGCGGTGAAAAATCTGCAAGCAAAACTTCTCGATCCCAATTGGATACAGTTTAATTATGATAAAATTAATGGTGATCGCAATGAGGCAATTATCGAGGCCCTCAATCAAGCGATGACTCCAGTTTTCGGCATGGGAAATCGTTTAGTTTGGTTAGCCGATACGGTTATTTGTCAACAATGTTCCGAGGATATTTTCAAGGAATTACAGCGCACTTTGCCCAATTTACCCGAAAATTCCTATCTGTTATTAACCAGTGCCAAAAAACCCGACTCCCGCTTAAAATCGAGCAAGTTTATCCAAAATCAGGCGGAGGTTAAAGAATTTGAACTAATTCCGCCTTGGAAAGTCGAGGAAATTGCCCAAAGAGTTAGGGAAATTGCCAAAGAAGTGGGGGTAAAATTAACTCCCGATGCGATCGAACTCTTAGCTGAATCAGTGGGAAATAACAGCCGCTTGCTGTGGATGGAGTTAGAAAAACTGCGTTTATTTAAAAATAATTCGGCGGGAACTATTGACAAAAAGGACATTTTAAGCTTAGTCAATGCCAGCAATCAAAGCAGCCTACAGTTAGCCAGTGCGATTTTAAAACGGGAGACAGGCAAGGCCCTAGAATTAGTCAATGAATTATTAAATCGTAACGAGAACCCCTTGGCTATCACCGCCACCCTAGGGGGTCAATTTCGCACTTGGGCAATAGTGAAATTAAAAATTGAAGAAGGAGAAAAAGACGAGAAAAATATCGCCGCCGCAGCCGAAATTGCCAATCCCAAGCGACTGTATTTCATTCGCAAAGAGATACAATCCTTTTCTTCTAAACAACTTCTGGCCACCTTGCCCATACTTCTTGACTTAGAATAT
This portion of the Microcystis aeruginosa NIES-2549 genome encodes:
- a CDS encoding YraN family protein, giving the protein MTTVGELGENLVADWLQLQQWHILQRRWRSGGGEIDLIVLSKSQAILAFVEVKTRSAGNWDLGGKLAIDDRKQGKIYEAAQIFLSFYPQWSDLTCRFDVALVSCQKSSLLALPEFSLDYPCQRQAGYQLQLQEYLVAVF
- a CDS encoding tetratricopeptide repeat protein; translated protein: MKASLSNRRWLSIGLILMLFALLSFSTMPLLTSILKSQHSSGQSHLSAVKQEELASQALGYQMVLEREPDNQTALRGLLDTRLQQGDLKQAIEPLEKLAQLNPQQSDYLLLLAEAKQQIEDYAGATASYRSLLASQPQDLRALTGLTNLFLRQNRSIEAISLVKDTIDRALKAAADPNNPASLIDIVSVQLLLGKIYFEQQNYPEALNAYKQAQQMDVNDFRPILAAAIVLKEQGKNQEAQPLFQEALSLAPFAYREEIQSLISNQ
- a CDS encoding IS1 family transposase (programmed frameshift) produces the protein MQCPECKSTHIRKNGINKQGKQNHICVTCGRQFINNYEKQKGYDEKTKRECLTAYVNGMGFRGIERLKGVHHTTVINWVKSVGELLPVAYDPETIPEVGELDELETFVGSKKTKFWVWTAVDHFKKGILGWVIGDHSSETFRPLWELVKSWGCYFYVSDGWSVYPCFIAEGDHIISKTYMTRVEGENTRLRHYLARLHRKTLCYSKSTEMLGYSIRLLIHYLKFQEVPIPY
- a CDS encoding lysylphosphatidylglycerol synthase domain-containing protein, producing MYKKILRFAPIILSLSLFILAVWAISQEFKHYTFAQLLASLDHITTSHKLEAIFCMALGYLSMTGYDRLGFYYINHPLALGTIIRTAFISYAFGNTIGLTLFSGTAIRYRFYAPAGVGVVDIAKVITFTHLSFWLGMLGIGGLSFLVDPQRIPQLLKLPFLTTKPLGIIFLLLVAGYFFLTISYKKPIKIGQENIYLPPWNLSLALILVTFIDWILAARVLYLLLPSNYNTSFLGFFGLYVFAMTAGVLSNVPGGIGVFEFILLRLRPEYVSTGELLGSLIAYRAIYYFLPLIVAFVWLLGYETRRK
- a CDS encoding AAA-like domain-containing protein, coding for MNYQYRVGGSLAYNHPTYIERNADRELLTALKNGQFCYVFNCRQMGKSSLRVRVTHILQQLGMDCASVDITSLGSNDNLSQWYNGVITRLFLGFNLTGKINLKSWLREREDLPPVQRLGQFIEEVLLVYCRGEKIYIFIDEIDKILSLQFSLDDFFSLIRYCYNQRAENAQYERITFALFGVATPADLIREKTQTSFNIGQAIELTGFNLAEIAPLAAGLSSQSNYQSDCLEKVIFWTGGQPFLTQKICQLLRESNLDIETLIKERVINNWESHDEPVHLRTIADRLLRNQDKAGRLLGIYQQILEKGAIAYDDSPEQGELRLSGLVVKKDNQLVVYNPIYREIFNFNWVEKQLEQLRPYSEALAAWQQSNYTDESRLLRGKALNNALDWSQGKSLSNLDYQFLTASQNLDKREAEISLETQRQANKILAIAHQKATKRIQIGSVILIASLLGSLLAFIQVKQAWQQVKSAQLGIQLQRNGDSYWQQFQFEQLESLMAAMQAVNSLKNIVTDDQTLSKYPATSPIITLQQILDRIQEKNQLQGHRGTIYSVSISPDRQKIATASQDGTVKIWNQKGENVQTLTGHQGAVYSVSFSPDGQKIATASEDKTAKIWNLQGQNLVTYPDHQESVYSVSFSPDGQKIVTTSRDKTARLWNLSGQTLQVFKGHKKSIDAAIFSPDGQKIATASRDGTIKIWDLSGKIILSLGQDNIGAFYSVNFSPDGQKIAGAAADKTAKIWDLQGNLIATFRGHQDFVNSVNFSPDGQFIITASSDGSAKIWGLQGEEITTLRGHQESVFTAVFSQDGKEVVTGSSDETAKIWQLNNLNQAKADNTSVTINYQGNIIAIANKDGQITLLDSHGKKIREFTTKMRSIYSIAFHPDSNQIAITGRNGKVQIWSKKGTMLQEFTASQVPIYSLAFNGEGTAIITGTSEGKIQYWHLSNHRPQLINSWTVDDSIIYDLVFSPDHQKIATATRGKIKIWDLQGNLLKEIKTDSFPVYGVSFSPDGEKIAAISRDGTARRWDMDGNLRSEFKIEEDIVYGIAFSPNGQEILIIARDGQKHRWPLEREYNYLQKLLDRGCLWLGDYLKNRPEKREALSLCTGKIKPSN
- a CDS encoding Ycf66 family protein produces the protein MLPYILAVVVGLSSLYLLTTAFIAPDRHRQDDFLWSAVGLFYALVLWLCAGRITGAILLGQVAAAILFIAFAWQTLKLRQALFYPDKPVKLFTIVGWLGNRLGKVTPSQSPKTKAKPEKVAAKVKETVKETVAPAVETAAAIGEPITESVTEIEEKAQETVDPVIEKAAAIGETTTTSVTEIGEKAAEIIDDGETFDDFDDFDDFDLAIEEINPSENAPEIPPEIPPTEPVATVEVETIAVSETVIIEVSEEDLPPEETIREDTPPETRSKREENPPPSD
- a CDS encoding WD40 repeat domain-containing protein codes for the protein MIKFWSLTSKEELGTLDRPTDKLLSLVISDDEKYLISGSADKTVKIWQNGQ
- the holA gene encoding DNA polymerase III subunit delta, whose translation is MPTIFYWGEDEFAINQAVKNLQAKLLDPNWIQFNYDKINGDRNEAIIEALNQAMTPVFGMGNRLVWLADTVICQQCSEDIFKELQRTLPNLPENSYLLLTSAKKPDSRLKSSKFIQNQAEVKEFELIPPWKVEEIAQRVREIAKEVGVKLTPDAIELLAESVGNNSRLLWMELEKLRLFKNNSAGTIDKKDILSLVNASNQSSLQLASAILKRETGKALELVNELLNRNENPLAITATLGGQFRTWAIVKLKIEEGEKDEKNIAAAAEIANPKRLYFIRKEIQSFSSKQLLATLPILLDLEYRLKRGAEPLATLQTKIIELCCLLVT